In Euphorbia lathyris chromosome 9, ddEupLath1.1, whole genome shotgun sequence, the following are encoded in one genomic region:
- the LOC136207041 gene encoding uncharacterized protein encodes MDDLSLQKVAISGPTLASMLQRFSSSFGDVDGLLFGHVTHITPTLSDDFPQSHTDSDSPQLVATVTSFLCPGSPLSFYDSLGRVDSTTLLRLLSSQSPRHFLGWFSGRRKTPLRPSMREFSVSRSLSFNSQFSFPIKNSENLKNLRPCIFLLLATPLQDQFIHTHEYRAYQFRVSTQSFDPKAIDIINIGPAFRGHYESFSPNSPFPMLNCELSSLSAMNEDRDEESLSGMKQVSNDQSDLDMCAEGFLVSNLSRLMGPEASNYSSGMETLYEKMLAKIDSLAKQVEKSNAKVLEQENHNRKLRYKVARAE; translated from the exons ATGGACGACCTTTCTTTGCAGAAGGTGGCAATATCAGGTCCCACATTAGCCTCCATGTTACAGcgcttttcttcttctttcggAGACGTGGATGGCCTACTGTTCGGCCACGTCACCCACATCACTCCTACACTATCCGACGATTTTCCCCAATCTCATACCGATTCCGATTCTCCTCAGCTCGTCGCTACAGTTACTTCCTTCCTTTGCCCTGGCTCTCCTCTCTCTTTCTACGATTCACTAGGCCGAGTCGATTCTACTACCCTCCTTCGATTACTCTCCTCGCAATCTCCACGCCACTTCCTTGGTTGGTTCTCCGGCCGCCGCAAGACCCCATTACGCCCTTCAATGCGCGAGTTTTCTGTATCGCGCTCTCTTTCCTTCAATTCTCAATTTTCTTTTCCCATTAAAAActctgaaaatttgaaaaacctCCGTCCTTGCATTTTTCTCTTACTTGCTACTCCTCTACAAGACCAATTCATCCACACTCACGAGTACCGCGCCTATCAATTTCGTGTATCGACGCAGTCGTTCGATCCAAAAGCTATTGATATTATCAATATAGGACCGGCTTTCCGGGGGCATTATGAATCTTTTAGCCCTAATTCGCCGTTCCCTATGTTGAATTGTGAGTTAAGTAGTTTATCAGCTATGAATGAGGACAGAGATGAGGAAAGTTTGAGTGGAATGAAACAAGTTTCGAATGACCAGAGCGATCTGGATATGTGTGCTGAGGGTTTTCTGGTTTCGAATTTGAGCCGGTTGATGGGACCAGAGGCCTCAAACTATAGTTCAGGTATGGAGACTTTGTATGAGAAGATGTTGGCTAAGATCGATAGCTTGGCCAAGCAAGTGGAGAAGAGCAATGCTAAGGTTCTTGAGCAG GAAAATCACAATAGGAAGTTGAGGTATAAAGTTGCCCGTGCCGAATAG